A segment of the bacterium genome:
AGAAACCGAGGAACAGGAAGGCGATCAGAAAAGCGGTCTCGATAAAAGGGAGGATCTGCAGCAGACGGGTGAACGGCGAAAGACCGTAGTGTACGTAACCGACGACCGTGGAATCTGCGCCCTGACGGATCACGATGGGGATCGGGATCTGGTTCCGGTCGAGTTTTTTTACGACCGTTGCGAGGCTGGTATCCGCGACATTCCGGGACGAGTACGGGACGCCCTTTTCGGTCGTGAGGATGACCGGGAAATCGATCCGCTGGATCACTTCCTGGAACAGGATCTCAAGGAGGACTTCTTCGTCCATGCCCGGTCCGGAAGCATATTTGGCGAAGATCCGGGAAGTGGTCTCGGTTTCGCGCCGGATCCGCTGGATGAGAAAATTGGAATAGATGTAGGTGACGATACCCATGAGTCCGATACCGATCAGAAAATATATCGCCAGCGTACGGGAGGTGAATTTATGGCCGAGCTTCATGGCGTCTCTTTGATTTTTCGCGATACACGATCTGGTCCGCGTGATCGATCAGTTCGCCGAAATTCCTGCCGTCAACCGGGTACGTGGCGATGCCGAAGGAAAAATCAACGGTCACGTTCCGCGCCGTATCTTTTTTCAGGTGGCGGATGATGTTTTGCACGGTCAATCGCGCCGCCCTGGCGCCCGCACCGGGGAGGAGGATGATGAACTCATCACCGCCATAGCGCGTGACAAAACCGGTCTTGCCGACCGCAACCGCGAAGATGCCGGATATCTCCCTTAAGATCCTGTCGCCGCGCAGATGGCCGTACTTGTCGTTGAACTGCTTGAAATTATCCAGGTCGATCATGATTATGGAAAAAGGTGACGCATCGCGCGTCACCAGGTCCGCCATCCGGTCTCTCAAGAAGCGGTAGTTATAAATGCCGGTCAATTCGTCGGTGTTGGAGAGCCCCTCGACCTTGGCAAACAACTGGTTGTTCTCGATCGCCAGCCCGAGAAAATCCCCGAAAGTTTCCAGAAGCTTGATCTTTTCCAATGACGGCGCCAGGTTGTTGACGGGAGCATCCAGTGACAGGTAACCAAGCAATTCCCGGTTCTTGGAATAGATCGGTGAGATCAGGATATCGCCCTTGTGCCAGAAGTTGGCAATGCGCTCCTTGGTCTTGAGCGGGTGTTTATATACCTCGTACTCGTGAATGGTGTCCGGCGTTTTGCTCACCGGTATGTAAAACGAATTGGATATCCGGAAGCGGTTTTGAAGCAGCGTGTTGATCATGCTCAACGGCGGGTGGATGTCCCGGGCCTTGCGGTATTTGTCCGCCGAGATGCCGACCTGACTCACCCGGTTGAACGTTTCGGTGCGCTGGTCATACAGCGACAGCAGGATCCGGTCGAAACCGAGTATTTTCTGCACCTGGTTCAGCAGGCTGCTGAAGAACGAGCGCAGCTCCAGCGTCGACATCATCATCTTGGTCAGCGTCTGCAGGCCCTGGCTTTCGTTCAGCGCCCGGTTCAATTCATGGATCAATTGGACGCGCTCCAGCGCGATCGACGCCTGGTTGACCAGGAATTTGAGTCGGGTGATCGCGGTATTCCAGCTGAATTTCTGCGGATCTTCGAACAGCAAAAAGAAACCATGAACTTCATTCTTTATCGTAAGCGGCACAAACGTTACCTGCTGGGTTTTGGTCTTGAGAACCTTGTTAAGAAAGCGGTGCTTGGGGTAGTCGGAAGTGAATATATGACGGTAATTGAAGATCTGATAATAGAATTCGGCGGGGATCTTTTCCAGGCTCAGCGTTCGCTCCGTGCCGATCAGGTTATCCTCGGCCAGGTAGAACATCAGCACCTGCTTGGTCGCCAGCATTTTCTGGGCGGCGGATTCGATCTGCTGGATGATCTTTTTCTCATCCAGAGTGGTAATGATGTGCAGGTTGAGTTCGTTTATGATCTGTGATTCAATGATCCGGTCCTTCGAGACCTTGCGGATCGAGACCGCTTTGGTTATCAGCCCGAGCAGGGTCAGGATCGTCTTTTGCTCGACCGGGGAGATAGGGCTCTTGGCCAGCAGCTGGTTGACGATCGCCGTCACCGTGGCCAGGTCCGTGTCCCACAGGTCAAGGGAATCGATAACGGTCAAGATCGTGTCAAAATGCTGCCGCTGACTTATCATGGCGTTACTATCGGTTTGCTAAGTATCCTCGCCAAATGGCCGAGCTCGTCATCGGCACCGCAATATGCGTCGCTGATACAGAGCAGCCTGTAGATATCGGTCATGGATGTGAGTTTCCGGTCGGGAACGATCATATCGCCGTCCCACGACGCGGGAGCGCGGCCGTTTACGAAAAGCAGCGGATGTCTTTTGTTGATCTCCTTGCTCATTTTTTTCAGTTCCGCGACCGGCAGCTTCAGATAGTGGACCGGCTCTTCGATCTTTACGGGGAAATAGCTGATAAACCCTTTTATATCGTCCTTGAACAGTATATTGTAATACGGGAAACAACCGGTGCCGAAGAAGGTCATCCGGCGTTCCACGTCGGTCAAGAACGGCAGGCTCAGGTTGACAGGGCTGTTTAGTTCGATCAGATATATGAATGTCCTGCCGGCCAGGCTCGCTTTAGCGCGATCGAATTCCTTGGTCAGGACGGTCAAGGATTTTTCATAGAAGATGATCTCGAACAGGTTCGGCTTGGCGATCTTGAGGATGGGTTCCAGGTTTCTGGAAGCAAGCATGACGATGT
Coding sequences within it:
- a CDS encoding diguanylate cyclase — translated: MISQRQHFDTILTVIDSLDLWDTDLATVTAIVNQLLAKSPISPVEQKTILTLLGLITKAVSIRKVSKDRIIESQIINELNLHIITTLDEKKIIQQIESAAQKMLATKQVLMFYLAEDNLIGTERTLSLEKIPAEFYYQIFNYRHIFTSDYPKHRFLNKVLKTKTQQVTFVPLTIKNEVHGFFLLFEDPQKFSWNTAITRLKFLVNQASIALERVQLIHELNRALNESQGLQTLTKMMMSTLELRSFFSSLLNQVQKILGFDRILLSLYDQRTETFNRVSQVGISADKYRKARDIHPPLSMINTLLQNRFRISNSFYIPVSKTPDTIHEYEVYKHPLKTKERIANFWHKGDILISPIYSKNRELLGYLSLDAPVNNLAPSLEKIKLLETFGDFLGLAIENNQLFAKVEGLSNTDELTGIYNYRFLRDRMADLVTRDASPFSIIMIDLDNFKQFNDKYGHLRGDRILREISGIFAVAVGKTGFVTRYGGDEFIILLPGAGARAARLTVQNIIRHLKKDTARNVTVDFSFGIATYPVDGRNFGELIDHADQIVYREKSKRRHEARP